Proteins encoded in a region of the Vicia villosa cultivar HV-30 ecotype Madison, WI linkage group LG5, Vvil1.0, whole genome shotgun sequence genome:
- the LOC131603885 gene encoding uncharacterized protein LOC131603885 isoform X1 → MQRFIDNVLDVTKESVKTFTYESLNNIVRLINGISALLLALLPGKANILEGIQGWELRPTFRGPRLPRWMENGVSSFNQFIHELSVDSDVESLECLSGEEDDDDDGYDDDDYPGTPLSVSSRASSRASFNGYRRHRVDWVQFILIWILIPVKFVLGIPFRLFWLVYDGMSKPRSISENQKSAAQSHLHARVQNLRDQIIHRSTDRRRGIIEDIHLALEIFIEAVFDIVHKAIYLLLSPSEAFRKLSWLFSSHERGVEDDDNVLVNASVSTATLGESGPIPTERHTDFRQSFSTDARTCQDVITELGYPYEAIHVITADGYILLLERIPRRDARKAVYLQHGVFDSSMGWVSNGVVGSPAFAAYDHGYDVFLGNLRGLVSREHIDKNISSREYWRYSINEHGTEDIPAMVEKIHQVKTAELKLSKPDIEEDNDGDQLYKLCAISHSLGGASMLMYIITRKIEEKSHRLSRLILLSPAGFHHDSNLVFSVVERVIFFLAPVLSRIFPAFYIPTRFFRMLFNKLARDLQNLPAAGGLVQTLLGYVLGGDSSNWVGVLGTPHYNMNDMPAVSFYVGLHLAQIKRSRRFRMFDYGSAPANIEVYGSPEPLDLGEHYWLIDIPVDLVAGHKDKVIRPSMVKRHYRLMKEVGVDVSFNEFEYAHLDFTFSHHEELLSYVMSRLLLVKTNPKQEVSQRSLRLRKKEHVSG, encoded by the exons ATGCAACGTTTTATTGATAACGTTCTCGATGTTACTAAAGA GTCGGTGAAGACGTTTACTTATGAGTCTTTGAACAATATTGTGAGACTGATCAATGGAATTTCAGCTCTTTTGTTGGCATTACTGCCTGGAAAAGCTAATATACTTGAAGGTATTCAAGGTTGGGAGCTTAGGCCAACTTTCCGGGGACCGCGACTTCCTCGTTGGATGGAAAA TGGAGTGTCCTCTTTCAATCAATTTATTCATGAACTTTCTGTGGATTCTGATGTTGAAAGCCTGGAATGCTTGTCTggcgaagaagatgatgatgacgatgggtatgatgatgatgattatcctGGAACTCCCTTATCTGTCTCCTCTAGAGCCTCCTCTAGAGCCAGTTTTAATGGTTACAGAAGGCATCGTGTGGATTGGGTTCAGTTTATCTTAATTTGGATTTTGATTCCTGTAAAGTTTGTATTGGGAATTCCGTTTCGTCTTTTCTGGTTAGTTTATGATGGGATGTCAAAGCCGCGCTCCATCTCTGAAAATCAGAAATCTGCTGCACAATCACATTTACATGCGAGGGTGCAAAACCTCAGGGACCAAATTATTCATCGAAGTACCGATAGGAGACGTGGAATCATAGAG GATATTCATTTAGCCCTTGAAATTTTTATAGAAGCTGTGTTTGATATTGTTCACAAGGCAATATATCTTCTTCTTTCCCCATCAGAAGCTTTTAGGAAATTGTCTTGGTTGTTTTCATCACATGAAAGAGgtgttgaagatgatgataatGTTCTTGTTAATGCTTCCGTCTCTACGGCTACTCTTGGAGAGAGTGGCCCTATACCTACAGAGAGGCATACTGATTTTCGACAGTCTTTTAGCACGGATGCCCGAACATGTCAGGATGTCATAACAGAGCTAGG GTATCCATACGAAGCTATACATGTGATCACTGCTGATGGATATATTCTTCTTTTAGAAAGAATACCCAG GCGAGATGCTCGAAAAGCTGTTTATCTTCAGCATGGAGTGTTTGATTCATCAATGGG TTGGGTATCTAATGGTGTTGTTGGGTCTCCAGCTTTTGCAGCCTATGATCATG ggTATGATGTGTTTTTGGGAAACTTGCGTGGTTTGGTTTCTAGAGAACATATTGATAAGAACATATCCTCACGCGA ATACTGGCGGTATTCCATCAACGAACACGGGACTGAGGATATTCCTGCTATGGTAGAGAAAATCCATCAAGTGAAAACTGCTGAGTTGAAACTTAGTAAGCCTGATATTGAGGAGGATAATGATGGTGATCAGCTTTACAAGCTTTGTGCAATCAGCCATAGTTTGGGAGGAGCATCTATGTTGATGTATATCATTACAcggaaaattgaagaaaagagtCATCGACTTTCTAGACTGATTTTGTTATCACCGGCTGGTTTCCATCATGACTCTAACCTAGTTTTTTCTGTGGTGGAGAGAGTAATATTTTTTCTAGCTCCTGTTTTGTCTCGTATTTTCCCCGCCTTCTATATACCAACCCGATTCTTTCGAATGCTCTTTAACAAGTTAGCTCGGGACTTGCAAAACCTACCTGCAGCTGGAGGATTGGTTCAAACTTTACTAGGTTATGTTCTCGGCGGTGACAGTTCAAATTGGGTTGGCGTTTTAGGAACACCACATTACAACATGAATGACATGCCAGCAGTATCTTTTTATGTCGGTCTTCATCTTGCACAGATAAAGAGAAGTAGAAGATTTAGAATGTTTGATTATGGAAGTGCTCCTGCTAATATAGAAGTCTATGGTTCACCGGAGCCTTTGGATTTAGGTGAGCATTACTGGCTCATAGATATTCCTGTTGATTTAGTTGCTGGTCATAAAGACAAAGTTATAAGACCTTCAATGGTGAAAAGACACTATAGATTGATGAAGGAGGTCGGTGTAGATGTGTCATTTAATGAGTTTGAATATGCTCATTTGGACTTCACTTTCTCTCATCATGAAGAGCTTTTGTCATATGTTATGTCACGTTTGCTGCTTGTGAAGACAAATCCAAAACAAGAAGTAAGTCAAAGGTCTCTAAGATTGAGGAAGAAAGAACATGTTTCTGGATAG
- the LOC131603885 gene encoding uncharacterized protein LOC131603885 isoform X2: MLLKTLLLALLPGKANILEGIQGWELRPTFRGPRLPRWMENGVSSFNQFIHELSVDSDVESLECLSGEEDDDDDGYDDDDYPGTPLSVSSRASSRASFNGYRRHRVDWVQFILIWILIPVKFVLGIPFRLFWLVYDGMSKPRSISENQKSAAQSHLHARVQNLRDQIIHRSTDRRRGIIEDIHLALEIFIEAVFDIVHKAIYLLLSPSEAFRKLSWLFSSHERGVEDDDNVLVNASVSTATLGESGPIPTERHTDFRQSFSTDARTCQDVITELGYPYEAIHVITADGYILLLERIPRRDARKAVYLQHGVFDSSMGWVSNGVVGSPAFAAYDHGYDVFLGNLRGLVSREHIDKNISSREYWRYSINEHGTEDIPAMVEKIHQVKTAELKLSKPDIEEDNDGDQLYKLCAISHSLGGASMLMYIITRKIEEKSHRLSRLILLSPAGFHHDSNLVFSVVERVIFFLAPVLSRIFPAFYIPTRFFRMLFNKLARDLQNLPAAGGLVQTLLGYVLGGDSSNWVGVLGTPHYNMNDMPAVSFYVGLHLAQIKRSRRFRMFDYGSAPANIEVYGSPEPLDLGEHYWLIDIPVDLVAGHKDKVIRPSMVKRHYRLMKEVGVDVSFNEFEYAHLDFTFSHHEELLSYVMSRLLLVKTNPKQEVSQRSLRLRKKEHVSG, encoded by the exons ATGTTACTAAAGA CTCTTTTGTTGGCATTACTGCCTGGAAAAGCTAATATACTTGAAGGTATTCAAGGTTGGGAGCTTAGGCCAACTTTCCGGGGACCGCGACTTCCTCGTTGGATGGAAAA TGGAGTGTCCTCTTTCAATCAATTTATTCATGAACTTTCTGTGGATTCTGATGTTGAAAGCCTGGAATGCTTGTCTggcgaagaagatgatgatgacgatgggtatgatgatgatgattatcctGGAACTCCCTTATCTGTCTCCTCTAGAGCCTCCTCTAGAGCCAGTTTTAATGGTTACAGAAGGCATCGTGTGGATTGGGTTCAGTTTATCTTAATTTGGATTTTGATTCCTGTAAAGTTTGTATTGGGAATTCCGTTTCGTCTTTTCTGGTTAGTTTATGATGGGATGTCAAAGCCGCGCTCCATCTCTGAAAATCAGAAATCTGCTGCACAATCACATTTACATGCGAGGGTGCAAAACCTCAGGGACCAAATTATTCATCGAAGTACCGATAGGAGACGTGGAATCATAGAG GATATTCATTTAGCCCTTGAAATTTTTATAGAAGCTGTGTTTGATATTGTTCACAAGGCAATATATCTTCTTCTTTCCCCATCAGAAGCTTTTAGGAAATTGTCTTGGTTGTTTTCATCACATGAAAGAGgtgttgaagatgatgataatGTTCTTGTTAATGCTTCCGTCTCTACGGCTACTCTTGGAGAGAGTGGCCCTATACCTACAGAGAGGCATACTGATTTTCGACAGTCTTTTAGCACGGATGCCCGAACATGTCAGGATGTCATAACAGAGCTAGG GTATCCATACGAAGCTATACATGTGATCACTGCTGATGGATATATTCTTCTTTTAGAAAGAATACCCAG GCGAGATGCTCGAAAAGCTGTTTATCTTCAGCATGGAGTGTTTGATTCATCAATGGG TTGGGTATCTAATGGTGTTGTTGGGTCTCCAGCTTTTGCAGCCTATGATCATG ggTATGATGTGTTTTTGGGAAACTTGCGTGGTTTGGTTTCTAGAGAACATATTGATAAGAACATATCCTCACGCGA ATACTGGCGGTATTCCATCAACGAACACGGGACTGAGGATATTCCTGCTATGGTAGAGAAAATCCATCAAGTGAAAACTGCTGAGTTGAAACTTAGTAAGCCTGATATTGAGGAGGATAATGATGGTGATCAGCTTTACAAGCTTTGTGCAATCAGCCATAGTTTGGGAGGAGCATCTATGTTGATGTATATCATTACAcggaaaattgaagaaaagagtCATCGACTTTCTAGACTGATTTTGTTATCACCGGCTGGTTTCCATCATGACTCTAACCTAGTTTTTTCTGTGGTGGAGAGAGTAATATTTTTTCTAGCTCCTGTTTTGTCTCGTATTTTCCCCGCCTTCTATATACCAACCCGATTCTTTCGAATGCTCTTTAACAAGTTAGCTCGGGACTTGCAAAACCTACCTGCAGCTGGAGGATTGGTTCAAACTTTACTAGGTTATGTTCTCGGCGGTGACAGTTCAAATTGGGTTGGCGTTTTAGGAACACCACATTACAACATGAATGACATGCCAGCAGTATCTTTTTATGTCGGTCTTCATCTTGCACAGATAAAGAGAAGTAGAAGATTTAGAATGTTTGATTATGGAAGTGCTCCTGCTAATATAGAAGTCTATGGTTCACCGGAGCCTTTGGATTTAGGTGAGCATTACTGGCTCATAGATATTCCTGTTGATTTAGTTGCTGGTCATAAAGACAAAGTTATAAGACCTTCAATGGTGAAAAGACACTATAGATTGATGAAGGAGGTCGGTGTAGATGTGTCATTTAATGAGTTTGAATATGCTCATTTGGACTTCACTTTCTCTCATCATGAAGAGCTTTTGTCATATGTTATGTCACGTTTGCTGCTTGTGAAGACAAATCCAAAACAAGAAGTAAGTCAAAGGTCTCTAAGATTGAGGAAGAAAGAACATGTTTCTGGATAG